Part of the Fundulus heteroclitus isolate FHET01 chromosome 20, MU-UCD_Fhet_4.1, whole genome shotgun sequence genome, ACTAATGGGCTCTAGACAAATGTGTCAGAGAAACGGCAGATTAGGGAGAAGGAATGAGTTTTAATTACAGGTGAAGTAAGGGATCTTGAACTCGTGAACTTATGAAATATGGGTTAGCTGTTTGGTAGTTCGGAATATGAAAATATCTAAACCTTGTTTTACAGATCTATcggtgtgttttttattttatatattcttttgttgttaatatttttctgtgataTTCAATCTCAGTTTCTATTAAGCTGAGAGGTCTTGCTTTCTTGGGGATAagcttgttttttcttcttttttttggggggggggggggcacagatCAGAGATTCACAAAGACACCCAGGGAAATATGTAAAATTGTCAGaagatttgaaaaaataaaaacacaaagagtcACATGTTGtcatctattctttttttttttttttgctatggtATGGAGGTCATAATTGTTTTATCGTGACAGCTCTTCAAgcaataaaagatttaaatccaCTAACTTTTTGTATGAAACTggaataaacataaaataaaacaggcagCCAGAGAGAAACACCATCCATTATAGTCCCGGGCCTGACAATGCAACTAGTTATTATTTTCATGACTTATGTATCTGAAAATGTTCTCTAGATTAAAACGATTTTCTTGTCCAGCATGAGTCTATTCAACCCTGTGGAACCTCAATGCattacaaacaaacaataagcTCTGAATTGGGGTTCACTTACTTGGAAATGTACTTTTTGTAGCCGGTTTAAACGCTTTTTATCAAATGGTGTGCCTTGTTAGATAGCGGTGCCCCATTTTCACATATGTAAGCCACTGCAGGAGTTGGGAGACAGCTTCGCACTCAGCAgtacttttaaagaaaaggTGAAGTGGAGTGTGTTTGCGTTAGACATGAATTTTTGTGTCATATCAAGATGTCTTCCCACTCTCCCTACCCAGTTATGATGACTAACACACAGGATTATGAGAAATGTTAAAGTCTAAGTATTTACCGAGACTAAAGAATAGTCACTTGtgtcaattatgactgaattaTGTAATTTACTGCTCCACTGAAAGGGATTGTTATGTACAACACTCACAAAACCGtggtaaaaacacaacagtaattctctttttttttatataaattgcTGTTTTCTAGTGAGCCAACCTGTAAAAAGCATTCACACCTTCAGTAAAGAAGAAAGAACTGGGACATTTGCCACAGCTGACTGgcgagaaaataaaatatgtattaaatAATTCATCAAATGTCCAAATGCGcatgaacagaacatatttttttctgcggTTCGGGCAAATGTAAACACCTGACTGATTGTGCGAAAGGCTTTGGGGAAAAGACGAGACGGGGAATCTTATTAATCACCCCTGTATTGTGACAGGTAATACCTCTCATTGCCTAGCAACCCGAGTCCTCCAGGGCAACAGTGGGAATGATGAGATTTACAACGGGAGCTCCTCTCCAAAGTTACGGGAAAGTCCGTTGTGTTGCGGCAGACGCCTCGCGCTCACATCCACCGTTCTTTCACAGCTGCGTATGTTCTTTTTCGGTTATTAATTATTCAAACAAATACTGTGTATGAGGGGATCTATGTAAAGATCCATACAAACAAATCATAAAtctttttctccactttttttcttttgcgtTTCAGCCTTATATCCTGAGTCACCCAGCGACACTGAGGCTGTCTTACCTTAAACAGGCGCAGAATGTTGGCCACCATGATGGAAACGGAGCTGGACGAGGCTCCGATGACGCCCACCACCCTCTCTGGTTTGGTGATGATCGGCGCCCCCCCGCCGAGGCATTTGACATCCGTCCCGTCCTTCTCGATCAGCGCCTGGACGAAGGTGAGCGACTGCTCCAAGGCGTGTGTGTCCCTGGAGCAGGTGTCCAGGATTCTCGCTCCCAGCGTGATGTTAGGCAGGAGATTGTTGTCGTTGTTGATGCGGTCAAGGGCAAAGAGCATGGCTTCCAGTCGGTGAATGCCCTTCTCCTTCTTCAGCTCCCCGCAGGGCTTGCCATCGTGGCCCCTGGCGTGGACGGGGAACAGCCCACCTAGGGAGATATCTCCGTCGATGCGGATGGAGTTCAGATGCGTTTGTCCCGGCCCTTTGGGTCTGGCGGCCAGAGAGGCCTTCAGGGAGCTataaagaagcagcagcagcagcggcggcaggACGTGGATGTTTCTCCGACAGCCGTTCCGATTCGGTCCACACGCTGGGGGCTGAAACATGATCAACGTGCGAGCAGGAATCCACACCAGCAATCAGGAAACAACAATAGCCAGGTATTATTTTATGACGGCCAGAGGGTTAATTGCAATGCCTCTTGAAGTAGTTTTTACAGAAAAGGATTCCTCTCATGTCTATTGCCTCTCCCAGGCATTCAATTAGAGCAGAATATGAGCTTGGCTCCTTCTCAGGATGTAATCctgttcctttcttttcttttactcaCTTCATCCTCTGACCGCTGTTGTGGGcagctggttttttttttttttttgtgtgtgtgtcttctgtTATTCTTTGGAGATCCTTCACTCGGGGCATTAAGAAGAACAAAGGTGAaagataagcttttttttttctctccccctctttctctccctccccgtctttgtgtctctttcctctCCACCTCAATCAGAAGTTTTTAATCTCCACCGTTCCCTTGGGCCGGGATTTGGTGTATGTCAGAGCCCTCGGGCCGCTTCAGGTCCACAGGATTCAGAGCGAGTTCCTGAAAGATGAAAAAGAGAACCGAAGTGAGACAGTGCTCAGAGAAACCAGAAAAGGGCAAAGGAATTTGAATTAGCACGAGCATTTCAATggcgggtttttttttcttttttcttaaccTTTTAACTGCAGCATTATGAGCAAGGAGGAGACAGTTATGTTTGCaagaaaatgtctttcttttatCCGTTTTTTTCCAGCATCTGCTTAGATTTGAGATTCTGATCCCTTacagaaaagtttatttttgaataaCAAGAAGTTGCTGTCACAATTCTGAAAAACTCTGACTCCTCTGTTTCCCTTCACTTTCACAtccaagaaacaaacaaacaaaataaaaaaaaacatgacttttgtgtttttccagaAACAAAACCTGTGTTATGATGCCTCAAACCCTGGGAAATGATTAGTGACATTATGGGTTTAACGGAAAGCCTAAATGGTCTGAATAACCTACAGATAAAGTTGACATCTCCTTGTGCCAAACATTACCTAGGGACATCTGTTTATGGCAGGCAAAAAGAATATACACATATTATAATATATGGGACTCATATGTGGCTTTCAAAGTCTCTGAGGCATTTCTAAACCTGTGGCTCACAGTGAggaaaaatacaagaaaagaGCAACGGTAGGCTTCTTGAAATTGCTCTAAACCTCTTATTGtgttattagaaataaaaagtagCTTTCATTTCCAAAGAACCCCTGAAATGACTTATTTCCACACATCGATCTGCTCGCTGCAAGCACTTCACAGCTTTTAGACAAAGATACAGCCTTTTTGTCTGTTCTTCGGTTTGTTTTTCTGagtaaaaaacaagcaaattagTATCCCTGAACAATCCGGGTGCATAGGAAAATCCGTGTTAAGCATCTCTTAATGACACTTGCCTATTTTCCCTCTGAAATTGTCACTAAAGACAATTTCAGTAAATGTTGAATTGTTGATAATGTTGCTTTATGTGACCATTCAAGCTTCAGCTgattaaaacagaaactaaagtaACCAATGCAACTCTCCCACaccaagaggaaaaaaataaataaaaatttaacagGATAATTTTACTGTCTCTAGCCCTTTAAAGACAATAGTTCTGTGTGAACCATGCAAACATGAACCCCCCCACCCTGTGTCACAATCTTCACATCGGTTGCCCAAATGTTGTCAAAGCTACAGAGACAAGCAATCATTTTCCTCAGCGTGTTTTTGTAAGATCATAAAGGTGAGCCTCTCCGTTTGCGATGTTTGTAAGACGAGCAGGAAAAGGCGTACATGTTAGAATTGTTTTCTGGAAGATTCTTTATGCAACCACagcagactaaaaaaaaatgtgcttttatctAGGCTGCCTGAAACACAAACGTTGCAGTGGAGCTTTTGATTACCTCTCTTCTTTCTCGCAATATTCACAAGTGTGCCGTATTGTTCATCAGGTGCGGATCGCTTTAGCGTTGCGTGAACTTGTTCGTGCACCAAACATTGCCAGCATCACTTATTGTTGGATTTCTTCCATGAAGCCTGTTAATGTGACACATGATAATGTCCTGAACTTCCTATGATAATCATGTGCTAGCTTCCACAGGGCAAATACTATAAGTGCTAACAGAAACATCTAAACTACTTTTCTAATATGCTGTTCCACCTACGGTAATACAAGCCTGTGCAGATTCTGTTTCAGCTGTATTAGTTTGATTTCTAACCTGATCAATAACAGTGCCAAAGCTGttagcatgaaaaaaataaacattttgtgctgctgctgtaTTTTCTTCAGTTTGCATGATCTGTTCATTTAGATTACTGTACATGTCTCCATCCTGTTCCAGCAGTGACTGACAGATAGTAACTTAGGAATAAACTGTAGGTAAGGTATATATCTCAACATAAAACTCAGAAACTGTTTCTGTTATCTATAACTCTCCTGAAcgctaaaaaaacacaaaatgtaacccttgttcattgccagtttgtttgtcagtttttgtcttcattatgtgtaatgtgaaccagaGTGACCAAAGAGAAATTTCGCCACAGTGACAGATAAattattcttgattcttgaatagaagataaaaaaatacacaagacAAAGTTAAAcgaaagcagatttaaaaagataCACTTTTAACTGGCTTTCAACATTAAATCAGCACATGTAAATAATGAGCACAAATTAACTCAGTGTCTAAACAAACTGGGAATAGCTTTGTGTCTCTTTATGtttgcatgatgtattttaataaattttcttaatttcatcttttttctaaaaaaaaagccaatattCACATGATCTTTACCCTTTCCACCGGAGTGCTGATGGACACATGGATTTGTGTTAACTTAAATAGTAACAACCCAGTGCCATAGTGCTATGGATGACATATTTCATTATCCAGATGTATTtctgaagtttaataaaacattcaaatttCATTTATGTGAAAGTAGTTGAGTTTGGATCTGTTGCCACATTTTGACTAtcgaccttttttttttttttttttttgcatgaaatcCAACAAACTTCTTCCTCCAAGTTATTTGGCTGTCgttttaaataagatttaaaccaaaaatGAGCCAAGACAACACAGATGCTGTGGGACTTGGCTTTGGAACCGAATCCATATGTCAGTAGAAGCTCAAAGACATGAGGTCACTAAAAAGTTATGCATCGATTGCcctgaaataaacataaagTTCTGCTACAGCTCTTCACTTACATCCTTTTAAAAACTAGAAGAGAAAGTCGACTTTAAGGTCAAGAAACACCAAACGATAGATAATGATGGGGTTAGACCAGCGATTATGTCAACAAACAGTTttatagaattaaaaaaatccaagctTGAAAATTTGCTGGATCGATGAATCtttcattacacacacacacacactggaaaCATCTTATAAAGCAATtcaaatgatataaaaaaattctgaaaaggAGCTTTATATCCTGAAACTGTATTCTTGAACTCAAAAGCTGCCCCTTTCTGTTTCGTTTCACTACCTGAAATCCAAACACACTTTGACACAATTATGACCTacattcttttctttctttttttttttttcttgccactgATACAAAGACATTCCTGAGAGATGCACAAAATATGCCACTACAAGCCCATCCTATATGTAGATGTCTGCAACCTGTTAAATCCCGCCATAGTAATGAGCTCTGAAGGAACAATCTTGCTGCGCGCGGTGGCAGAATGGGGTTGTAGACATTGGTTTTCTAGCAGAGTGCGTCGAGGCCTTGGATCAGCAACGGCTGAGATTCATTGGGAGCATATTGGAAGTGACAAGGTCCTTTGAATACACTCAACTATCTCCTACTGAGTGAGAAGTAATTTTTCAGACTTGATCCTCTTCGGGCCGAGTTTAACCGCTGCAGAGCGGATGACAACTGGGAGGCCGGCCAGCTCACCTTAGCTCTGTATCCAAATCCAAACTGTGCAGATGTACGTCTAACATTAAAGCAAACCCTGGGATtgaaggagctgctgctgcgAACACTGCGTGGTATaaatagaacaaaacaaaaaaaaaggctgtgaGAAATAAACTTTTCCgataacaaaaagaaatgttctacaatACAGCAGAATGAAAGACAAAGGTCATCAAACTTTCTTATTGTAGAACACAAGCGCTGGCGGGATGACAGTTCATAAGTCTTCTTCAGACTGAAAAACATTTGCCAATCTATGAAAATACCTC contains:
- the LOC118556623 gene encoding metabotropic glutamate receptor 4-like — encoded protein: MFQPPACGPNRNGCRRNIHVLPPLLLLLLYSSLKASLAARPKGPGQTHLNSIRIDGDISLGGLFPVHARGHDGKPCGELKKEKGIHRLEAMLFALDRINNDNNLLPNITLGARILDTCSRDTHALEQSLTFVQALIEKDGTDVKCLGGGAPIITKPERVVGVIGASSSSVSIMVANILRLFKIPQVSYASTAPELSDNTRYDFFSRVVPPDTYQAQAMVDIVKAMRWNYVSTVASEGNYGESGVEAFIQKSREDGEYICPDTAILPLL